One region of Candidatus Krumholzibacteriia bacterium genomic DNA includes:
- a CDS encoding TolC family protein → MSQTMLSTASRWTIPLFTVVLLAGAHAGPSRGQDPDGVPDVPPLARAVLDSAVSAELANLPGAPLTLDEARALARTGATRVRLARAAVDAARGSVRRERGAYDPELYGEGSHRDREEPAASFFSGADVVQTTETRGEAGLRWRAPLGSRFSASLGAVRLETNNAFSLLQPQYDTFGELRLTQPLLDGFGAGERGDLTAAERRLEAAEARLADARLGTESAVEVAYWALYAAGRDFSVQRLITQRAEALLEQARTRQRAGLVGPADAASARVFLAEQRQALLDREEDLGRASDALADLIGQRPVPEDLYRPVDEPPADFPAPPATELIAAATAENLQLKALADEVAAVEARADRASRNALPSLDVFGVLGGTGLSGTPQDVQFGDETFTTEFSGNVGDGLSQVLGYDYPTWEVGFTFAAPIGGRADGGEADRLVAEVVRAEQQLEAARRQLESDVRDTRRALANGRERLAAARFGVEAASEQVRIGVLQYESGQTSAFELVRLSGDLAAAQQRYSRALVRTARAAAVLRQLTGGAYPEEETGP, encoded by the coding sequence ATGTCCCAGACCATGCTGTCGACGGCCTCGCGCTGGACGATCCCGCTCTTCACCGTCGTGTTGCTCGCCGGCGCCCACGCCGGACCCTCGAGGGGCCAGGACCCCGACGGCGTGCCGGACGTGCCCCCACTCGCGCGGGCGGTCCTCGATTCCGCCGTGAGTGCCGAGCTGGCCAATCTGCCCGGCGCTCCCCTGACCCTGGACGAAGCCCGGGCGCTGGCCCGGACCGGGGCGACCCGGGTGCGCCTGGCCCGGGCCGCGGTCGACGCCGCCCGTGGCTCCGTGCGGCGCGAGCGCGGGGCCTACGACCCCGAGCTGTACGGCGAGGGCTCGCACCGCGACCGCGAGGAACCCGCCGCGTCGTTCTTCTCGGGTGCCGACGTGGTGCAGACCACCGAGACGCGTGGCGAGGCCGGTCTGCGCTGGCGTGCACCCCTGGGCAGCCGATTCTCGGCATCGCTGGGCGCGGTGCGGCTGGAGACCAACAACGCCTTCTCCCTGCTGCAGCCCCAGTACGACACCTTCGGCGAGCTCCGCCTGACCCAGCCGCTGCTCGACGGCTTCGGTGCCGGCGAGCGCGGTGACCTGACCGCCGCCGAACGCCGTCTGGAAGCGGCCGAGGCGCGGCTCGCCGATGCACGGCTGGGCACGGAGTCCGCGGTGGAAGTGGCGTACTGGGCCCTCTACGCGGCCGGACGCGACTTCTCGGTGCAGCGCCTGATCACCCAACGCGCCGAGGCACTCCTCGAGCAGGCCCGGACGCGCCAGCGGGCGGGCCTGGTGGGTCCGGCCGATGCGGCCAGCGCACGGGTCTTCCTCGCCGAGCAACGCCAGGCCCTGCTCGACCGTGAGGAGGACCTGGGCCGGGCCAGCGACGCCCTCGCCGACCTCATCGGCCAGCGTCCCGTCCCCGAGGACCTGTACCGCCCGGTCGACGAACCGCCGGCCGACTTCCCGGCCCCACCGGCCACCGAGTTGATCGCGGCGGCCACGGCCGAGAACCTGCAGCTGAAGGCCCTCGCCGACGAGGTGGCCGCCGTCGAGGCCCGCGCCGACCGCGCCTCGCGGAACGCACTGCCCAGCCTCGACGTCTTCGGTGTCCTGGGGGGCACCGGTCTTTCGGGCACGCCCCAGGACGTCCAGTTCGGCGACGAGACCTTCACCACCGAGTTCTCCGGCAACGTGGGCGACGGTCTCTCCCAGGTGTTGGGCTACGACTACCCCACCTGGGAGGTGGGCTTCACCTTCGCCGCGCCCATCGGCGGCCGTGCCGACGGGGGCGAGGCCGATCGGCTGGTCGCCGAGGTGGTCCGCGCCGAGCAGCAGCTCGAGGCAGCGCGACGCCAACTGGAGTCGGACGTTCGTGACACTCGTCGGGCCCTGGCCAACGGGCGCGAGCGGCTGGCCGCGGCCCGCTTCGGCGTGGAAGCGGCCTCGGAGCAGGTACGCATCGGCGTGCTCCAGTACGAGAGCGGACAGACCTCGGCCTTCGAGCTGGTGCGGCTGTCCGGCGACCTGGCCGCGGCCCAGCAACGCTATTCCCGTGCCCTGGTGCGCACCGCCCGCGCCGCAGCGGTGCTGCGGCAGCTGACCGGTGGCGCCTATCCCGAAGAGGAGACCGGCCCTTGA